A section of the Humulus lupulus chromosome 2, drHumLupu1.1, whole genome shotgun sequence genome encodes:
- the LOC133819161 gene encoding folate-biopterin transporter 1, chloroplastic, with protein MVWSTLWSIPILPSQNSFLSLVSSSPLLLISRIRRRPVTLNSTAAYGRKARRRKLSKNDMSFSVPLSSSQPSSGDLDDETLFNSRPGASNGDLLTEDEEAEISSISKTTTRKNKYRGSAVKCFGVDLTPDNIAVAMVYFVQGVLGLSRLAVGFYLKDDLHLDPAETAVITGFSALPWLIKPVYGFISDSLPLFGYRRRSYLILSGLLGAFSWTLMASLVDSKYSAAFCILLGSLSVAFSDVVVDSMVVERARGESQSVSGSLQSLCWGSSAFGGIVSSYFSGSLVDAYGVRFVFGVTALLPLLTSAVAVLVTEQRVVGPARGQIPALASSSFLDSTKLNIIELWDAVKQPSVFLPTTFLFLWQATPQSDSAMFYFTTNKLGFTPEFLGRVKLVTSVASLLGVGLYNGFLKKVPLKKIFLATTIIGSALGMTQVFLVTGLNRKFGISDEWFAAGDSLILTVLGQASFMPVLVLAARLCPEGMEATLFATLMSISNGGSVLGGLIGAGLTQLFGVTKDKFDNLAFLIILCNLTSLLPLPFLGLLPDDNPDSDLDESTDIEMKSN; from the exons ATGGTGTGGTCAACACTTTGGTCAATTCCAATATTGCCCTCGCAGAACTCATTTCTTTCGTTAGTCTCCTCCTCTCCTCTCCTTTTGATCTCGCGGATCCGCCGGAGACCCGTCACGCTCAATTCCACCGCTGCTTACGGGAGGAAAGCCCGCCGTCGTAAGCTTtccaaaaacgacatgtcgttctCGGTTCCCTTGTCTTCGTCGCAGCCCAGCAGTGGGGATTTGGACGATGAGACCCTTTTCAATTCCAGGCCTG GTGCCAGCAATGGTGATTTGTTAACGGAAGATGAGGAAGCAGAGATATCATCCATTAGCAAAACTACCACGCGCAAGAATAAATACCGCGGAAGTGCGGTGAAATGCTTTGGGGTGGATTTGACCCCCGATAATATTGCTGTCGCGATGGTATATTTTGTGCAAGGTGTTTTAGGACTTTCAAGACTTGCTGTTGGTTTTTACTTAAAGGACGATTTGCATTTAGATCCTGCAGAG ACAGCTGTGATAACAGGCTTTTCTGCATTGCCATGGCTCATTAAACCAGTATATGGATTTATTAG TGATTCTCTCCCACTATTTGGCTATCGAAGGAGGTCGTACTTGATTTTATCAGGGCTTCTTGGTGCATTCTCATGGACCTTGATGGCGAGTCTTGTCGACAGCAAGTATAGTGCTGCTTTTTGCATACTTCTTGGGTCTCTTTCTGTTGCCTTCTCAGATGTT GTTGTAGATTCCATGGTAGTAGAGAGGGCTCGTGGTGAGTCACAAAGTGTTTCAGGCTCTCTTCAATCCTTATGTTGGGGATCCTCCGCTTTTGGTGGAATTGTGAGTTCATACTTCAGCGGCTCCCTGGTCGATGCTTATGGTGTAAG GTTTGTTTTTGGTGTCACCGCATTACTACCTCTGCTAACATCTGCAGTTGCTGTTCTTGTTACTGAGCAACGTGTGGTAGGTCCAGCGAGGGGGCAAATTCCTGCTTTGGCCAGCTCAAGCTTTTTAGACAGCACTAAACTGAACATTATTGAGTTGTGGGATGCTGTCAAGCAGCCCAGTGTGTTTCTACCGACGACGTTTCTTTTCCTCTGGCAGGCAACACCTCAGTCAGACTCTGCCATGTTTTACTTCAC CACGAATAAGCTTGGTTTTACTCCAGAGTTTCTAGGACGAGTCAAGCTTGTCACTTCAGTTGCATCACTGCTTGGTGTGGGACTGTATAATGGTTTTTTGAAGAAAGTTCCGTTGAAAAAGATTTTTCTTGCAACAACTATCATTGGTTCAGCTCTTGGGATGACTCAG GTTTTCCTTGTAACTGGATTAAACCGAAAATTTGGCATAAGTGATGAGTGGTTTGCAGCTGGTGATTCCTTAATTTTAACAGTTCTTGGTCAG GCTTCTTTCATGCCGGTACTCGTGTTAGCAGCTAGATTATGTCCTGAGGGAATGGAAGCAACACTCTTTGCAACTCTCATGTCCATATCAAATGGAGGGAGTGTTCTTGGGGGGTTGATTGGTGCTGGCCTCACTCAGCTCTTTGGTGTCACCAAAGACAAGTTTGATAACTTGGCTTTTTTGATAATCCTGTGCAATCTCACCTCACTTTTACCTTTACCATTCCTAGGCCTTCTTCCAGACGACAATCCAGATTCCGATTTGGACGAAAGTACCGATATTGAGATGAAATCAAATTGA